The DNA region TTTTTTCCTTGCCCGTGGGCGAGACGATGGTGTGCCACCAGACATCCGTGGGCAGCTTGCCGAGCTCGCGTTTGGCAGGGGTGACCAGGCCGGGCGCCATATATGGCTCGCGGTCCACCTCAGCGCTATCGAAGTGGTACTTTGCCGGATTCTTGACGTACACGAGGATGTTGTCGTGCTTGGTGGGCCAGCGGAATTTGGCGCGTGCACCGTAGTCGTAGGCCCAAATGATCTCGTTCAGGAAGCACTCGCGGCCGAAAATGGCATCGAGCATTACCTTGGCGTAGTGGACTTCCCGGTAGTCAAGGTGCAGGTACAGTGTTCCGTCATCCGCCAGCAGCCGCCAGGCTTCGACGAGCCTCGGCTCCAGGAAGGACCAGTAGTCGCTGAAGGCGTCATCGTAGCGATGCAGGGCGCCCTTGATGGTGTCGTACGAGCGCCCCTTGAAGCCAACACGGTCGCCGGTGCCGTCAGCATTGGCCACCATCCTCGTTTCCTGGCGCCGCTGGGCCCGGCCGGTGTTGAACGGCGGGTCCACGTAAATGAGAGTGAAGGCGCCGTCCGGCAGCGAGGGGAGGAATTCCGCGTTGTCCGCGTGTACCACCAAGTTGCTGCCGTCCGGCGCCCAGACAAAGTCAGTCATTGAGGCTGTTACGCCTCGGCGCTGCCCGGCTGTGCGCCGTTGTCGCCTCCGGCCACCACCTCGCCGTTGCGGCGGCGCGTGCGGGTCCGGCTGCGGCGGGCACGGGTGGCCCGGTCCACCTCTGTGGCGGCTGGC from Arthrobacter pascens includes:
- a CDS encoding DNA-methyltransferase — its product is MTDFVWAPDGSNLVVHADNAEFLPSLPDGAFTLIYVDPPFNTGRAQRRQETRMVANADGTGDRVGFKGRSYDTIKGALHRYDDAFSDYWSFLEPRLVEAWRLLADDGTLYLHLDYREVHYAKVMLDAIFGRECFLNEIIWAYDYGARAKFRWPTKHDNILVYVKNPAKYHFDSAEVDREPYMAPGLVTPAKRELGKLPTDVWWHTIVSPTGKEKTGYPTQKPEGLIRRVVAASSRPGDWCLDFFAGSGTLGAVAAKLDRKFVCVDQNQPAIDVMAKRLGAHATFASFPPN